The Cylindrospermum stagnale PCC 7417 genome segment TTGTGGCGGGGTTAGCGGTTAACCTTCTATAATTTTCAGTAGGGTGGTGAAAAGAGCAATATTTTTTACAAAAAGAATAATCTGTGGCGAAACTTGCATGAACTCAAATTACAGCGATTGGGATGAGGATTTACCCCCGGAACCTGAAAAAGCCTATTCAGATTTGCTTCGCGCACTAAAGCGGAACTCAGGTTTTGGCTTGTATTTTGTCCAATGTACACCTGTGGAAGCAGAGCATTGTATTAAAAAAGTTCCGCAGGATATGCCGCAGAAAAAAATTGCAGTTCTGCGCTATGTGGAGGAAATTGATAATTTATATCAGCAAGTGAATGAGTTTGTTAAAGATAAGCCAATTGATATTTTATTGATTAAGGGTTTGGAATACTCTTTATATAAGTATGAAAAAAGAAGTTTTGGCGAAATCACTGAAAGTAAATTTAGCAATATCAGCAGTGTTCCCCGAATTTTAAATCACTTAAACCAACAGCGGGAAAGGTTTAGAGATGATTTCCCCATTAGCTTTGTTTTTCTTTTGCGTTCGTTTTCGCTCAACTATTTAATTCATCGCGCCCCTGATTTCTATGATTGGCGTTCAGGTGTATTTGAATTACCAACAACGCCAGAAGTCCTAGAACAAGAATCAACTCGTCTGATGTTGGAAGGAGACTATGAGAAATATCTGAAACTTACCCACGAACAAAAAATCGATAAAGTCCTGGAAATTCAAGACTTGCTGAGAGAACAGCATCTGACGGAAGAACGTAAAGCAAGTCTACTATTTGAACGAGGAAATTTGTTAGCTGCTGCCAAAGAATATGAAGAAGCGATCGCATCCTACGACGCCGCGCTGAAAATTCAACCTGATAAACACCAAGCTTGGAACAACCGGGGTATTGCCCTAGGGAATTTAGGACGCAATGAAGATGCGATCGCATCCTACGACCAAGCGCTGAAAATTCAACCTGATTACCACCAAGCTTGGTACAACCGGGGTAATGCCCTAGATGAATTAGGATGCTATGAAGATGCGATCGCATCCTACGACGCCGCGCTGAAAATTCAACCTGATTACCACCAAGCTTGGTATAACCGGGGTAATGACCTAGGGAATTTAGGACGCTATGAAGATGCGATCGCATGCTACGACGCCGCGCTGAAAATTCAACCTGATAAACACCAAGCTTGGAACAACCGGGGTAATGCCCTAGGGAATTTAGGACGCTATGAAGATGAGATCGCATCCTACGACCAAGCGCTGAAAATTCAACCTGATGACCCCGATGCTTGGAAC includes the following:
- a CDS encoding tetratricopeptide repeat protein; the protein is MNSNYSDWDEDLPPEPEKAYSDLLRALKRNSGFGLYFVQCTPVEAEHCIKKVPQDMPQKKIAVLRYVEEIDNLYQQVNEFVKDKPIDILLIKGLEYSLYKYEKRSFGEITESKFSNISSVPRILNHLNQQRERFRDDFPISFVFLLRSFSLNYLIHRAPDFYDWRSGVFELPTTPEVLEQESTRLMLEGDYEKYLKLTHEQKIDKVLEIQDLLREQHLTEERKASLLFERGNLLAAAKEYEEAIASYDAALKIQPDKHQAWNNRGIALGNLGRNEDAIASYDQALKIQPDYHQAWYNRGNALDELGCYEDAIASYDAALKIQPDYHQAWYNRGNDLGNLGRYEDAIACYDAALKIQPDKHQAWNNRGNALGNLGRYEDEIASYDQALKIQPDDPDAWNNRGIALGKLGRYEDAIACYDAALKIQPDDPGAWNNRGIALGKLGRNEDAIASYDAALKIQPDLHQAWYNRGIALRKLGRNEDAIASYDAALKIQPDDSDAWYNRGNDLGKLGRNEDAIASYDAALKIQPDLHQAWYNRGNALGNLGRDEDAIASYDAALKFQPDLHEAWYNRGNALGNLGRNEDAIASYDAALKFQPDYHQAWYNRGIALRKLGRDEDVIASYDAALKFQPDYHEAWYNRGNALDELGCYEDAIASYDAALKFQPDLHQAWYNRGIALGNLGRYEDAIASYDAALKFQPDYHEAWNNRGIALGNLGRYEDAIASFEEAIKFQPDDHCAWYNKACYYALQGNIEQALENLQQAINLNPEEYRNMAKTDSDFDGIREDKRFQYLIQ